From Mustela erminea isolate mMusErm1 chromosome 1, mMusErm1.Pri, whole genome shotgun sequence, a single genomic window includes:
- the NMNAT3 gene encoding nicotinamide/nicotinic acid mononucleotide adenylyltransferase 3 isoform X3 → MYQVIGGIISPVNDHYRKQGLVAAHHRVAMARLALQTSDWVRVDPWESEQLQWTETVKVLRHHHSELLRSLPRREGPDHSRARTAPTAVPELKLLCGADVLKTFQTPNLWKDAHIQEIVEKFGVVCVSRTGHNPKEYISGSPILHRYRHNIHLVREPVQNELSSTYVRQALSQGHSVKYLLPDAVITYIRDHNLYTRDSSWKGSSTQRSEGKTGWEESASPQNSS, encoded by the exons ATGTACCAGGTGATCGGGGGTATCATCTCTCCTGTCAACGACCACTACAGGAAGCAAGGCCTTGTGGCTGCCCACCACCGGGTGGCCATGGCCCGGCTGGCCCTGCAGACGTCCGACTGGGTCCGGGTGGACCCCTGGGAGAGCGAGCAGCTGCAGTGGACGGAGACAGTGAAGGTGCTGAG GCATCATCACAGCGAACTGCTCAGATCTCTGCCCAGGAGGGAAGGCCCAGACCACAGCAGGGCTCGCACAGCCCCCACAG CTGTGCCCGAGCTGAAACTGCTCTGCGGGGCAGACGTCCTGAAGACCTTCCAGACCCCCAACCTCTGGAAAGATGCACACATCCAGGAGATCGTGGAGAAATTCGGTGTGGTGTGCGTGAGCCGCACAGGTCACAACCCAAAGGAATACATCTCAGGCTCGCCCATCCTGCACCGGTACCGGCACAACATTCACCTGGTCAGGGAGCCCGTGCAGAACGAACTCAGCTCCACATACGTCCGGCAGGCCCTGAGCCAGGGGCACAGCGTGAAGTACCTGCTCCCAGATGCCGTCATCACCTATATCAGGGACCACAACCTCTACACCAGGGACAGTTCCTGGAAAGGCAGCAGCACCCAGAGGAGTGAAGGAAAGACAGGCTGGGAAGAGTCAGCCTCTCCACAGAACTCCTCCTGA